The DNA window GGAGCGAGGCGCATGAGTGCACACGCGCTCTATGTCACCGCGGCCTACGGCATCACCGCCATTGTGCTGGCCGGGCTGATCGTCTGGATCCTGCTCGACCAGCGGGCCCGCAAGCGCGAGCTCGCCGAACTCGAGGCAGCCGGCGTGCGGCGCCGTTCCGACAAGGTGGCCAAGCCATGAGCAGCGAAACCGAAACGCCGACGCGCAGTCGCCGCCTGTTCGTGCTGTTGCCGCTGCTGGTCTTTCTCGGCCTTGCCGGCCTGTTCCTGTCGCAACTGCTTTCCGGACGCGATGTCTCGGAAGTGCCGTCGGCGCTGATCGGCCTGCCGGCGCCGCGGACCAACCTGCCGGCGCTGGAGGGCTCAAACCTGCCGGGGCTGGATTCGAAAGCGTTCGCCGGCAAGGTTACGCTGGTCAATGTGTTTGCGTCATGGTGCGCGCCGTGCCGGGAAGAGCACCCGGTGCTTCTGGCGCTGTCGCAGGACAAGCGATTCGTGATGGCGGCGCTGAACTACAAGGATCAGCCGGAAAACGCCCGCCGGTTCCTCGGCGATCTCGGCAATCCGTTCCAGGCGATCGGCGTCGACGAAGCCGGCCGCGCGGCGATCGACTGGGGTGTCTATGGCGTGCCGGAAACCTTCGTCATCGGCAAGGACGGCAAGATCGCCTACAAGCATGTCGGCCCGCTGACGGTGGAGTCGGCGCGGGGTCTGCTGTTGCCGCAGATCGAGAAGGCGCTGGCGGCGCCGGGTTAGGCGCACCCCCTTCTTTCGTCATTCTACGGCGAAGCAAGGAGCGAAGCGACGCGGCGCAGACCCTAGAATCCATGCCGCGACATTCATGACAGGCGAAAGCGGCCCAAGATCGATAGCTATTCGCTACCGCAAGAAGCACTATTCTGGGCCGCTGCGTTTCTCGTTGGCGTCGCGGCATGAATCCTCGGGTCAAGCCCGAGGACGACGAACGCGCGAGGGCGATCAGGCGGAGATCAGCCGTAGATCTGCTTGTGAATCTGGTAGAGCATTTCCGAGCGGTCGGCGCGCATGTCGGCCAGATCGCGGCTCGAGAAGCTGTCGATTTCGGCGACGAGGCGGTTGTAGTGCTTGCGCTTGGCGATGCTGTTGCGAGCGCGGGTCACGAGATCGTTGAAGATCATGGCAAGGTTCCTTCTACGCCGCATTTCCGCGGCCGGTTGTTCCTCCCTTGATCGATACGGAGCATGACATAGGAATGGTGCATTGCAAAAAGAAGATGTTGCAATGCACCATTGCACGCAGCGCATAGCCGGTTAATCGAGTCCTAAGGCGCGTCGTGACCGCACGGTCGTGGGCCGGCCGAGCCGCATGGCAGCTTCCTCTCCGTTTTGTCATACAAATTGCGAAGGCGCCGTCTTGCCAGATCGATCGCGGGCTGGCTTGATCTGCCGTCACGTGATGCCGGGAGGAAATGCATGGCGGCCGCAGACTATTATGAAGTTCTCGATCCGCGCTTCGCGCGCCTGTTCAATGGCAGCGCGCAGG is part of the Mesorhizobium loti genome and encodes:
- the ccmD gene encoding heme exporter protein CcmD, which gives rise to MSAHALYVTAAYGITAIVLAGLIVWILLDQRARKRELAELEAAGVRRRSDKVAKP
- a CDS encoding DsbE family thiol:disulfide interchange protein, with the translated sequence MSSETETPTRSRRLFVLLPLLVFLGLAGLFLSQLLSGRDVSEVPSALIGLPAPRTNLPALEGSNLPGLDSKAFAGKVTLVNVFASWCAPCREEHPVLLALSQDKRFVMAALNYKDQPENARRFLGDLGNPFQAIGVDEAGRAAIDWGVYGVPETFVIGKDGKIAYKHVGPLTVESARGLLLPQIEKALAAPG